A region of the Phaseolus vulgaris cultivar G19833 chromosome 11, P. vulgaris v2.0, whole genome shotgun sequence genome:
gaaaaaaagaaaaaaacatcaaattttttaacagaaaaatattgttaaaattaaaaaaatatataaaaatataattagaagGATATTGtttgaaattaaaagaaaatataaaaggatGGAAAGAGGTACATATGTTTaaattctttattttcattcttttgtactattttttaaaacataaaaaatatctgATTCCATTAACACAACTTTTAATCGAGattcatgttttaaaataagACTTTTAATTTGCTCGCAGCCACAAGATGACACCAAATCttcaatatttttatgttttatttcattaaaaattcGTTTTAACTTTCATGTTATAAaaacttcattttattttttctattttggtcAATGCTTCCTTTGAAACAGTGACTAATTTATGCGCACTCATTAGCCATCGATGTTTCTCAGCAAAAGTGTTAAATATTTGTTGGTTGTCGTTTCACAAGAGGAATGATATATGGACAACCTGCTCCACTATACAACCCttaattaatgatataaaaaaaggtatttttgtcatttcatacaaaaattgaaattttagataAAGAAAAAGGGTTGTATACTGGAGCAAAGTTGTCCATGTATCATTTTTCGTTTCACAATCACATCCCTACGAAATAGACACGTACAGATAGATACATTATTCATGAAGTTTTTTAGGATGGCTTTCATAGTTTAGTTGAAAAGAATAATACTCAACTAAAATCTTGAAAAGTTCTGTAATTATTGTAAGATTCAATCCATGAAGCACGATGTTAAATATAAGAAGACAATTTAAGgtttttgtttatgtttttttggGTCAATAACATTGATTTTCTGAATTACTTATATTAAACATGCCATCAAATATCAAACACCAAGACTAAAATGTTTACCCCAAAATGCATCAACTCTCTTTTGATACAttgtttcaaatatttttctctttcctttacaacatagtaataattatttaagaaatttCTAAATAGCACAAGCATATTAACATTAAGGATAGAgtctaattataattattttgactggacaaattaatttgatgtgtcaaatttgtatatataggtttatcttttataaaattagttgaAAAGATTATTAAAGATATCCAAAAGCtgaaaaattaagaaacaaaagttTTATTGGTGATTTGAATAAGAggatatattaattttacaagTTGAAGCTTAGAGAAGAACTTTAAAAGTTTGTGGggaaatatgttatttttaaagttgaaaggttttgattttatatatttcttaagCACTAACGGGCAATgttaatttttactattatattcagtaattttatattaagaaaATCAACTATTCGTTAGTTTTTAACATGTataatctctttttttttagtATCTGAAGATTGGttactattatttaattatacagtaattttatttatttatttattttttagtaattaaaCAAGAGTCACTTGAATCGAGTGAAACAAGATTGGAATAAGAAAGTGTAAATGAAAGGACAAATTTGGAATCTCCACAAAGATTATCTGTGTTGGGTGCAATTTGAATTAAGCCCAATGTTGTGGAGATAAATTTTCACTAGGGTTGAGCGCCACATACTTGAGGTTGAGTGTCATCTCCCAATGGTGATTTACCATGAATTGCGATGAGGACTAGTCGGAAAGAGAACTACTTCTGATAGACACGTCTAACATGGGATAAATTGCATTGGGTGTTAGTCGGACAAAGAAGTCCTTTTGATGGATGTGCCTAATGTGTAGTGTCTAACATTAGGGGTTGTTTTTTTTGACATGGCACCCTTGGCTTAATCCTTTCGTTTTTCAACTAAAAAGGGGATTTTTTGTTGGCGGAAGTAGAGAACTAGATTTTGAAGACCATTGGAGCTATTAGGATTTTCTTAGGGTCCTCATATATTCTCTGGTTATCCATCTTCCTCCtttattcatattttctttttgagttatTCATGATAATAAGAGCTAATAATTTTGTTAGGGTTATCAAACTAATTGGTATTGTTTTACATATATAAATGTCTTTAATGTTTGTTGTGGTTTGATAATCCATAACTTGATATTTTCATTGGGTATTGAAAAATATGTTTGTAATATAAACTTGAAGCAAAATACTTAATGAAGCTTGCCATCGTAGTTTTGATTTCAATGTTTGTGGATCAACTATTGAGTGCAAGGGTTGAGAGAGTGAACTTGAGTTTGTAGTTTTACATACCAAGACTGTAAGGAAAAGGCAAAAACAAAGGATGGTTCGGGTTGAAAAGTATATAATAGAACTTAAGCACCAAAACTACACAAGAgtaaaataggtaaaaaaaacTCTACCTTCTTTAAGTCTCGTTTGTTTCTGGGTGAAGAAAGGTAAATGTATAATATGAAGagatgaaacaaaaaaaacaaaattataaataataaaaaacacgaaaaaagaaaacatttataCGTTTCAAACTTTCTTcgcatatatatgtatatttatataattcattatttataatttacttaattagccttattttaaacttaaaatattattatttttatttaaaataggattacaattcaaaaataaaaaatataattaaaattataaaaaattaattattgtaaaataacataattaattatattatatatagtaaattataaatataaataataataataaatatattttttaataacaaaaaaataaatttatataataattatattaattataaaaaaataaagataaaaataataatgttatttaatataaaaatattttttatcaaatatttataattataaatatttaaatatttttttatcaaattttatatcattttgtattttttccaaaattagCTCTAATACATTAtcgaaaataatatttcaatggaaataatattttaattaaaaataatcataatttataaataaatcaatcaaattaattttttaagaatttttaaatataagggtaaatttgtaaatttacatttttatcaattaaaaaaatataatttcaatcacacctatcacatcactcacaaactttcataaCATTTCCCTACATTTTCTACTCTATTTATCTTAATTCaaacaatttcattttcttcatattttctcttcaaatcatctcaaatctactctctaatccaaacaaatgATTAAAGTTTTCATTATTGAAATGTAATCAATTTTCTTAAGAAAAAGTAAGAATTTCTTAACTTAGTGAATTCACAACTTGAGCGAAGGAGGGATAATAATATTCCcttgtttgatgaagaaaagtCACTCAGGATGTCTCCCTCAAGCAACATGCCTTTGTTTTGCAAATAcatgttattattttaaattttaaattatactttataattatttaagttatattttataattccaTGATTTAATACATACTCACATAAAGGATCAAAATGAGTAAGTTTAGTGAAAAATGTGATTAATAAACATAAGAGATGTGAGACCCattgaatagttttttttatcgagAAAGAATAATAACGTTAAATATAACATTTAAGGAATTGCTCAAATCCATGTAAAAACAATGCTTATTAATTTTCTACATTAATTCCACCAAgttacaacacaattttaactaaCTAAATACTTcaatttacaaatataaaagaatagtcgtctaaacttttttttcaattttacagAATTTTCTTCTCCAATTTAAGCACCTGCTAAGACACCTTAGATTGTAGTGTATTTAAGTTGTGTTTTTggtattaaataaaataatattaagaaaaataaatattccaAGTTAACTAATagtctaaattatataattaaaatattaagaaagtAAAAAGAATTTGAATGGAATTTTTGCATAATATGATCTCATATGagatataattaataatttctaCGTTGAATTTATAAGTCAAGtggaatttatatttattatgagTTTATTTAGATTTAAGATTGTTGTGACAGAGAAGATAACAACACGATGTGATTGAATTATAGGATTTGTTCATCTCAGTTCACTTTTCTATGTTAATGTTGCAATCTTTCTTGATATGAGAGCAAAGTATATTAGAAGACAAGACAACCATTTTAAACAAACAtaagaatattattttattaatcttttattattaaaataccaaatgtatttttttaaccCTGATATTTTCCCTAGCCTAAAGTTTCTCACtttcgtttttttttatcaacagaTAAAGTTCCCCTCTTTCGTATATTGGCTTTACCTTTACCTTTATCTTTACCTTTTCCAGAGATTTGTTACCCTTCATTCTCGGTTTCTTCACCATCAAACCACTTCAAGCTTTCTGTTTCTGTTCTGAGATCAATGCAGGTGGGTTTGAGACCATTCCTTGTTGCTCCCAATCTCTTTCTCCGCCCAGCATGGTATGCGTGTTTCccttcaatcatattttcttaattCTTCTAAACTTcactaaaaaaacatatttttcaacACCAACTTCAGTATATTGGGTCACTCGTTACAGCTGTTCTATAGGGCTTGCACTTCCCGTGTATTCCACGTTTAAAGCTATCGAGGGCAATGATCCGTATCAGCAACAGAGATGGCTGTTGTATTGGGCAGGTTCTAATTATTCTTCAACCTACATTTCCTTGTTAAAGATAATTAAATTGATTAGTTGATTTTTTTGTTAGTATTAGTTTTCTATTGATTTTGATTGGTATTAGATTATTAGTGATGCATGCTACATTGTAGCCTTAATGATCTGTAGAATACATGTACCGAGGTCACGGGTTAAGACTTAAAGAGGATTGTTCTGGtgtattttgatttgattttaccTTGTTAAACTTATGAAAATTTTGTTACCATGGTATGATGTtatatattgttgatattttttGGTGATTGCTGATGAATTTGGATGAACACGTTTGAAGAATTCTCGAGTTAGTGGGATAAGAGTAACTCCAGGCAATTATTTTTGCTCTTTTATAATTTGGGTTTTGTTAATTCTGATGTGTTATTATAGATATTTGTTTTGATGGATTTGTATGCATGTATTGGCACTGATCTCTCTTGTGTTTTTCAGCTTATGGATCTTTTAGTGCCGCAGAAATGTTTACTGAAAAATTACTTTCCTGGTATGAACAAGTTCTCTATgggttttattgtttttaacttACTGTTATGGTTTTTCATGGAAACTTATCTCGGTGTCTATTTCCGATTTTCATTGATAACAATGTTATGTCTATGTTCTATTCATTTATCTTGTGATCCCAGTTGCCTGCTATTTATGATCTTCTGAAGGACTGAaccaataacaataaagatttcAGTTATGATTTGTTTGTTTGCTTTCATGTTTTACTTGAGGTATTATGATCTAACAAGGTTTGTTTGCCATATTTATTTAGGATTCCTTTCTATTATCATATAAAGTTTGCATTTCTTCTTTGGCTACAACTTCCCACTCTCAATGTAAGCTTAACCAAACTGCTCAACATATTCTCTTCCTGCTATGCTTTCTGAATTTACTGTGTTAATAACCTTATCTTGGTTGCTTTGTTCTTctattgttattttaaattcttaagGGAACTTTCTTTTATTCTGTTCTTTTACTCCTCTTTCACTTGTGTTCTAATAAATTTGTTCTCCATCaagcataaataaataaacttgttGAACAGGGTGCAAGACAATTGTACTGTAATCACTTGCGTCCATTCCTGTTGAAGCATCAAGCTAGAATGGATGTGATTGTCGAATTTGTGTATGGTGTAATGGTAAGAAGTTGTTCATAGATTTCATTATTGCTGaaaatgcaattttttttttatcttttatgatTTTCCAATTGTGTGCTGTCATTTGGCTTTTAGGGAAGAGAGTTACTATGCTTTTTAATTTATTGGCACTGTCCATGGGAATTTGGCTTGGTACTGCTGTTTGTGTGCCAGCTTTTGAGAGTTAAAAAGTGCTTCTACCAAATTTGTCCACGGCATTTGGAATTCTTCTCCATTGTTCACGTTGCATATATAGCATATATTATATGGCACATAAATTTATTATGTACAGGTGGGAATTAACAGAACAAAATCCCTCTTCTGTGAATGTAAAATTCAATATGTGGAAGCAAAAATAAGAGCAGAGAAGAACAACACCAACAATTTTAAGGTGAAAAACCTTGTCATTGTGAGCTAGGAAAAACCTCGAGACCCTAGTAGTTCAATTTCACTGTGAAAGTAAAAATACAATTAGTCACTCTTTCTCTCACAAGGAGTCAAGGAATCTCAGACCTCTCGGATGATCATCTCTTAATTCTTACCAAGTGTGGTGGAAATACAACTCTAATTCTCTCAAAGAAAGTTACAAAAACTAtatcactttttcttttctctttctttaaaAAGGGATTCTTAATGGAACAATGAAATGAAAATACTCTCCCTAAGAGATGAAAAAAATCCTTCATTCATGAAGGAACATGATTCTTTGTGAAGAGACGTGACCctttatgaaaaaatatgatttttcatGAGAAATGCTTCATCAATTAAGAGAGCAATTCCAACATGTAcataaattcttaaaaaataatatataattgactTCTGATCTTGCAGAATAAAGTTATTAGTGATCACCAAACTGAATTGCAGCTTGCAAGAGCTCTAGCAGTGAAGTTTTTAATGACAGGTACGCATATGAACTCCTTAGTATGCGAGCTTATGGTTTCTTATGTCATCTCATGGATTGGTTATTTTCTGTATCAGGAACTCAGATGATTAGGGATCTGATTCATCCAGTTAGGAGGAAGTGTAATCGCATTGAACCCCAAAAGAGGCAGGTTCAGGATTCAGAATCAGAAGattaatgcatttttttttacctaTATTGGACAAAAATACGTTGGCTTTTTTATTTGCATCTGAAAATtgtttagttatttttattttcttgatttctCTTGTTTTCACATTGATTAGATTAGAAATAAGGAActtcataaaatatatatatataatatatataaaagactgttttataagattgagttataTTTAAATCCACTTCTTAACATGATATTATGTCAGAgttatttaacatttattttaacgAATATTTGTGTTAAATTTATCATATCATGTTATGCTATCGATATATCCATAAATATCTTATCTAAGATTGAGTAAGACTTAAGACTTAAAATTGACTTGTTAGACATATTTTATGTAAATACTGATTTTCACAGCAGTTGTTGTCTTGGAGTATTGTATGCAGTTAGGGCCATGTGTATCCTTGCTGACCTGTGAGCATCTAACaaccatttttataatttatgcattttttttttagtttccaCAAAAGCTCTTGTGAATGTTTGACAGATAAGCAGAATCAATTCCGCTTACTATCACTACATTCTAATATATTAATAGTATATGTTCTAGATTAATTTACGCATCTATCTCAATTATAGTTAACAGATTAATTCTATCAAAATTAGTTTAATTGTATTAACTTAACTGCATATTGgacaaaaaaaaacatgtttaattcattttatactatcttattttataaaaaatatttaaaaatgagaaaaaaattaagaagcaATTTCATTAATGTTTAAgacaagtttttttaaaataaattagaatatGAAAAGGGATAATtgtttgtaaaaaataaataataataaaaaaataaaaaaaaataaatatatatatatatatatatatatatatatataattaccaAATAAGTTGTGATTGGGTTCTCCAGTTTTGTGTCATTTAATAAGATATTTTAAGTTTCCAACTTTCAACTATTGATTAacatttaaagcgtttaattcctttttttttacttttactttatTCATTAGCTTTAATGCATCggatttaaattttcaaattccaCCATTAAACTCTTTAGAGCATTAATTTAATTTCTGAGAATTTTACCGTGTCACATCACatcattttaaagatttttttacaAAAGTCTTATAAAACTCATTatcatgaatattttatttagttattggtaaaatatatatttttaagataaaaaaaaatatcattttatttttatatgggTCTCGGTTGACTTTTTATGTCATGTTAAGATATTTTAATGAGGAGATTGTATAAAATCCAAATCTTAATTTTAATACCAAACAATGGAGATGTtcttaattaacttttaaaGCATAGACTTTTCTTCCTTTAAGTTTATTCAtaagcttaccaaacataaTATAGTTAATCTAGAACTTAATTGATGAAAGAAATACTAGAGGCACTTTCAAattgtatttaaatatatatatttttgaaagaagtatttaaaatattataatttccTACATGCCtatttttcatttgatttttatataaaaaaatcatcaattcaatttcaaaatcCTTATAATTATTTCCAAAATTCTCTTTGCTTTCGATATAGTATGTAAGATTTGTacgaatttttttaaagttaaaggatgaattaaaaaaaaaaacgaataagaacaaaatataaaattggttCCTTTATAGATTTggcatttatttttaattaacatttttcAGAGTTATAATTATAACAAACGCTGTTATAATTGTAATAGGATAACGTGAATCATGTAAAGATAAATTATGAAAAGAAAATCTGaattaaatagtaaaaatacattttattaaCATTAGTAACTTTTTCTCTTAAAAGTTATTCGCGCTTTTTTGTGAAAGAAAATTTGTTGTATTACTTTGATCCTTTATATTTgttaatgttaaaaatttaaCTGATGGTTTTAAatagttgttttttttaattatatctttttaaaaacttaaaatagattttttccTAAGGAATCAAAATCTAGTTTCAATCAACTAACACATATGAGTACATGGACAATTTTTTagcaacaaaaaataaaaacatggtGAAGGTATTACtgatgtagttttttttttttattaaaactaaaattaagtaGGGTTTtacttttatacttattttaatttaattaccaGTAAAGTCAACTATGCATTTTTGCTCTGCACTTGCGATTTGATACCTTCTCAATAATTACATGGaaaattaaaaggaaaatattAGGTGTGCGTGTAAGAAGAATCTGAGAAACTTGTGTTGTTTAATCACGATCACTCATAGAGTTCAAAGGGAATGAATGCTTTTTCTGAGAACAAGAACAACGACACCAACTTCGATCGTTCCATTGTTGTTTCCCTTTAACCTcaaatagttattataaaacCCAATAAGCATCTTGTTTCGGAGATACAATGATTGGGCGCAGAGACAGAGAGGGACCCCTGATGAGGAACAACAGCACAAACTCTCTACGCAAATCAAGGGTCCTAACCGCAGTTGCAATTGGCGTCCTTATTGGATGCGTCTTCGCTTTCTTGTTCCCCAATGGCTTCTTCGTCTCTGACTCTGTCGCTGCCAATCGCCGCCTCCCTCAGGCGGGATCCATGACCCAGGTTCCATTTTCGTCAAAGACTCTCGCTTTTTGCTCTTTCTTACTGTTTCAGCTTTTGGGTCTCGTTGCAATAATCATTACTTATGTGATTGCCGTTGACTGGGAATTCCCATTGTTCTGACCAACTGCTTTTGTGTTGTTGTTGGATTGTGTTTGATCTTACTGATCCTGCTAGTTTTCGATCTATATGTCCTCATCACTGCCCTGGCTAAACAATACACACTTGTTTCCTCTTTTTTTAAGATTTGTGGATTTATACGGTGGTCAATTTTGCTTGTCAAATTTTATATGATAGTGATGTTAGTGTTAATGTGTGCTTCTAAATGGTCTTTTTGCCTGCATTAGTATATCCTGAAGATCATGTCTGGTTGGTTTCTCTGCCTCGGGATAAAACAATCCTCTGGCTTAGATGCTAAACTAGAATTCTGTTTGTATGATGATTGGAATTTGGAGATGTAGCTGATATTGTTAAGTTTTTTCAGACGAGCTTAAGAGGCTATCTAGGTATAATGCACAAGTCTACCTAGCTTGGTTTGAACTGGCAGAATTTGATATTTCTTTGATTGGTTTACACGTGATTTATATGATTGAATTTTAGCCTATGCACAAACTCATTTTATCTTGTATAAGTATCTTTCTATATGAGAAGTGCTAGTGGAAGACTCTGTAACACACTCCTTATCATTGGTTAAAATCTACTGAAAAGAAAATTGAAGTAGGAGGTTTAAAATGAGAAGTGGGTTCCACAAAATATGTAATTTCTAATGATCTTCAACCAATAGTTAAAGTGTGTTCAAAAGGATGTGTCTGATCCTATATGAAAGAAGAACCCTGTGGCATGACAGCATCATTTTTATCATGgattttgttttgcaggaaaATTCAGCTGGATGTGAATCCTCAGATCGGGTCAACTTATTGAAATCAGAGTTTGTAGCGGTATCAGAGAAGAATGCTGAGCTGAAAAAACAGGTGAGGGAATTGACTGAAAGGCTTCGGCTTGCAGCACAAGGGGAAGACCAGGCTCAAAAGCAGTTCCTTACGCTAGGTAAACAGCAGAAGGCTGGACCTTTTGGTACTGTAAAGGGATTGAGAACCAACCCTACTGTTGTTCCTGATGAGTCTGTGAACCCGAGATTGGGAAAGATATTAGAGAAAGTTGCAGTTAAACGAGAGCTTATAGTTGGACTGGCAAACACCAATGTAAAGGAGATGCTAGAGGTCTGGTTCACCAGCATCAAGAGAGTTGGCATAACCAACTATCTAGTTATTGCTTTAGACGATGAGATTGCAAAGTTTTGTGAATCAAATCAAGTGCCAGTGTATAAAAGAGATCCAGATGATGGTGTTGATATAATTGGAAGAACCGGGAGTAACCATGCTGTCTCTGGTCTAAAATTTCGTATTCTAAGAGAATTTTTGCAGTTGGGATATAGTGTTCTTCTATCAGATGTCGACATTGTATATTTGCAGAATCCATTTGATCATCTATACCGGGATTCAGACGTGGAGTCCATGAGCGATGGTCACAATAACATGACAGCTTACGGCTATAACGATGTCTTTGATGAACCTGCAATGGGTTGGGCTAGATATGCTCATACTATGAGGATATGGGTTTTCAACTCTGGTTTCTTCTATATCAGACCAACAATCCCTTCAATAGAGCTTTTGGATCGCGTGGCAACACGACTTTCGAAAGAGAAAGCATGGGACCAGGCTGTTTTCAATGAGGAACTCTTTTACCCCTCACATCCTGGTTATGAGGGGCTTCATGCTGCCAAAAGAACTATGGATATGTATCTCTTCATGAATAGCAAGGTTCTGTTCAAGACAGTGAGGAATGATGCTAACCTCAGCAAATTGAAGCCTGTAATTATTCACGTGAATTATCACCCTGCTAAGCTTCCACGAATGAAAGCAATTGTTGAATACTACATTGATGGGAAGCAGGATGCTCTCAAACCTTTCCCTGATGGCTCAGAATGGTAAccttgctgctgctgctgccgtGGGTATATTTTCTACGTGTCAATTGTTTAGAACAGTTTTGCAGTAGATTTCATTAGCTACAAAGCATTTGTGTAGGTAAAAAATGATATCATTTTATGAGCACATTGAGTTATGCTTTTAGGCCCCATTCTGAGATGGTTCAGTTTTTTCTTCTAATCGTTTTTAATGCTTGCTTTTGGTGGGACTTACTTAAGATTTCTTCTGTAACCTTTGTTGTATgctaatttgaattttttattgtttttatctcAACCCTATATACAAATTGGAAAATATATACTACATATTAGGCCTTGGAGACCTGTTCTATGTCAGGGGCTGAGGTATTTTCTCTCTGTCTCAATTGTTTAGAATATGATTAagtttaacaataataataatagataaattaaaaagaaataatagtACTTGTTGTACCAAAAgccaaaaaagaagaagaaaagaaaacaacaacaatatcCATAGCTGCTGATAATGAAACTGATGTTGACCAATAATTTTAGAGGTTAAAATAATATACTCAAAATAAGTGTAGTTTTAATGTTTAGTTTCTATGAAAAATTATTAGGGTTCATCTTGTACATCTCAGATCGTGTGAGTGAGTTTATTTTCCTCCTTCAGATATATTGCATTACTCTTCTGCATGAATAAAGGATAGGAAACAAGTGCACCATCCTTAACCATAAAGAATGTATAACTCTCAATGTCCATTGTAACTATGGAATGTGTATATTATAGAATGTTTCTGTCTGTAgttaatatgttatttttaataatataataacaagCATAATTTTTCTTCCTCAGCAATCTTTACGAAGCAAGATGCCAGAGTGGGAAATAAACATGTTTCAAAATCTTATGATCGGTTtggtagagaaaaaaaaataggaagaaaaagaaaaataggaaaaagataagaaaagattgaaaaaaataattttatttgctattaataattttattattatttttaatattattccttaagttattattacaataaaaaaaaacaaactcaTAATCAATAGTGTTTTCAATTTATTAGGGacataaaaaacatatattttaactaaaaaatttagctaatataattgattatatatatataatttaatcaattcaTAATTACATAAAATTATCTTTGTAAAAGTTGACTGTTATCACTTttgattcttctttttctttacttATCTACTCAACTAATCTATCTTTAATTTCTTTACGTATCCATTCTCCATCTCTTTTCATTCTTTAAACCAAATAAAACTACATTCAAGAAATGTTAACCATAATTCAATGAAAAATTAACTAAGTCGATCACTAATGAAGTTGAAGGGTTATATATTAAGTAAACgactaaattttaatttttaaaaattgtaataaaattaaattcaatttaaaaagtatcTTAATTTTACAAATCCAAGGCTTAACTTCAAATACTAATCCACTTAATTTACACCCTCAATAAAACGAATAACCTGAAACTCTCTTTTCAAGGGAATTCCTAAATTACCATATATATCACTTTTGGTTCTACTCTTCTTCTGGTTAGTATACTAACTATAGTTAACAGTATTTCTGTCAcattaaataatgtttttaagATATTAATTCCTTTCTCCTATTCAtctattgattttatttatcataaacAGATAAATTGAGAAGATTTGCATTAAAATGAATCatttattagaaattaaaaaaatcctgGTCAGTCTCCTATTAAAAAATCCAATAGTTACAATAGATTATTTCAAGTTGCCAAAAGAAGTTTTGTAAATACTGGGTAACATTAATCTCAAACTTAAATTAACTAAGATATTTTCTCCtgtctattaaaaaaaactgaaatgtTAGAAACACAGGCTCTCGTATGTTTcctaacaatatttatttatttactataaaatataaaagtataacTCTTCTTATTCAATGAGTCtacttataatttttatattttttaataaattttaactacatAAAATCGACTTGCACCAATAAAACATCTTAATCTCTGGTGAACAAGATCTCTAACATTTTcaaaaatagttatatatataggATTGTAACTATAAATACAGTTAAGGGAAAAAATGGTGCAAAACTTAAGAATAGTATCTTCAATActgttatttaattataattatcgTGATATTTTTTGTAAAAC
Encoded here:
- the LOC137833028 gene encoding arabinosyltransferase RRA3-like; protein product: MIGRRDREGPLMRNNSTNSLRKSRVLTAVAIGVLIGCVFAFLFPNGFFVSDSVAANRRLPQAGSMTQENSAGCESSDRVNLLKSEFVAVSEKNAELKKQVRELTERLRLAAQGEDQAQKQFLTLGKQQKAGPFGTVKGLRTNPTVVPDESVNPRLGKILEKVAVKRELIVGLANTNVKEMLEVWFTSIKRVGITNYLVIALDDEIAKFCESNQVPVYKRDPDDGVDIIGRTGSNHAVSGLKFRILREFLQLGYSVLLSDVDIVYLQNPFDHLYRDSDVESMSDGHNNMTAYGYNDVFDEPAMGWARYAHTMRIWVFNSGFFYIRPTIPSIELLDRVATRLSKEKAWDQAVFNEELFYPSHPGYEGLHAAKRTMDMYLFMNSKVLFKTVRNDANLSKLKPVIIHVNYHPAKLPRMKAIVEYYIDGKQDALKPFPDGSEW
- the LOC137822486 gene encoding HVA22-like protein k → MNKVPLFRILALPLPLSLPFPEICYPSFSVSSPSNHFKLSVSVLRSMQVGLRPFLVAPNLFLRPACCSIGLALPVYSTFKAIEGNDPYQQQRWLLYWAAYGSFSAAEMFTEKLLSWIPFYYHIKFAFLLWLQLPTLNGARQLYCNHLRPFLLKHQARMDVIVEFVYGVMNKVISDHQTELQLARALAVKFLMTGTQMIRDLIHPVRRKCNRIEPQKRQVQDSESED